The genomic DNA gcagggagCACTACTAGGTCGCTCTTCATTGTCTTGGGGCATGTTTGTTTTTTCACTAGTCACACTACTTCCTTTGGCAGTATTACTAGTAATCAGAGGTCCTCCTTGTTTACTTTAACTATAGACGATGGCGAGCAAGAGGCACAGAGCAGCTCACACTCATCAGTAGCTATATTCTCCAGGCCTGGAGATGGGATGGCACGGTATTTGAGGAACTCTCCCTATTTAGAATGGCTGTACTGACTCATATTTAGTGTACCCAACAGGAGCACCTCTATACAGGACTGGGATGAGCATGATCCCACCTAGTTTCAGGACAGTTATGCTCCAAGATGCTAGCAATGAAACTGGGAAAGAAGCTAGCCATAGACTACAGACAAATCTGTCCTCCCCAAACCGTATTTTGCTACCAGCCCCACCCCTATCAATCACAAGTCTTATCTATCTCCTTATGTCTTCTGAATCCGACTTGTCTTCCATCCTCATGGTCCTGCCTCCTACCTTCCACTGTACCCCTCAGCTAAGTCACAGCCTGGCCAGAGTACCTGTTCACTCCAGGCTCATCTCCCACACAGCACCTCCCAACTTGCCTAACCTTCCCAAATTGGGTTTCCTAAATGCACATTTGCTCTTCTTTGTGGTTAGATCCCACTGACTGAATCACACCAAGGTTAACTGACTTGTCACTTGGGTGACATAATAGTTCACTTATATGTTCCATACCAATAACTGAGCACAGAAGTTTAGTAAATGCTTTCTATTTTACTTAATCCACACAATACTCCAAGGtaggtgcatgtgtgctcagtaccCTTTAAGAAGTCACACAGCTATCCAAATTTCAAATCCGGCCTGAATCTTAAGACACTGTTATTTACACTTTTCTATACCTTCAGTGTCTAGTAGAAATCAAAGTTTCCATATTTTAAGGCCTCCATGACATTAAAACCCACTGTTACCTTTCCCCATCAGTACCAATATGTTATGTCAATAAGTTATTAGCTTGTCCAACCAACTGCCTTCCTGACCATTAACTCTCCATTATATAAATCAATCACATTTCCTCCACTGTGCTTCTTTACACTTGATCATCCCCAATATCCTGTAAAGGCTGTCATGACAAACTAGTCCCACAGAAAGTCATGGTTCCCAGCCCATTTATGACCCCACAGAGCAATACAAACCTGTACCAGACTAAACCTTTAAGTACAGTTTTAGTAAGCTTAAGTGCCACCTAACTATTCTTTTGGCCACGTTTCTACCCCACGTTTTATGACGGGCCAAAAACACCTTCAAAATCTTGGGAAACAAACTATAGCAAATTATAATGTACTATATTATTAAGAGGGTCCTGTCGGCACACAAGCATTGGTAATCTTGGttttgcaggagacacaaaactCTAGAAAACCTGATTCTGGTTTCTGtcttaagtgttagttgctcaggcgtgtctgactctttgtgaccctatggctgtagcccgccaggctcctctgttcgtgggattctccagacaagatactggagtgaggtgccgtttcctcctacaggggatcttcccaacccagggatcaaacctggtctcctgtattgcagtcagattgtctgagccaccagggaagccctttagcaTCCCTCTAATTTCTCTACAAGACACACTTCAAACTAGAAGGAAAATTATTAGCATTTCATGATGTATCTCTTTAAAGTTTAAGATTCCTATGCACAAGGATCTTTGAGTTCTGACAACTGATTTCTAGAATCCAAACCATggatggggttcccaggtggtgcagtgctaaagaatccacctgccaatgcaagagacatgagtaaCTTCCCTGGGTTGTacagatctcctggagtaggaactggcaacccactccagcattcttgcctggaaaattccatggacagaggagggccacagtccataggatcgctaAATCTGGGatacgactaagcacacacaaaccACTCTAATAAAGCCCTGGCATGTTGCCCCATTCCAACAGTTTGGTTTGAGATAAGTCAGGTGTAGAAAGTAAGTTCCCAAGAGCCACTCCCATCACTGTCCCATGTTTCCAATGTGACCCAGAGATCTTGTACATAAAGAACGTTCTACATCATAACTGAGTTTCTGCTCCCTGAGCTCCATGAGACAGTTAAAGGCACATTCTCCTACTCACTGTAAATTCAGAACATACAATTCTAGGAGACCTTTCAACAATCAGATAAAAGTTTCCGTATCAACAGGTATCCTCACTGAGTGAGAAGCCTCAAATTATATAACCAGCCAAGGCCTGTAAGTGCTGGTGTTACCTCTTTGTACTTTGAGGGGAGTTGGCAGAGGAACCCAGGTCCTAATACCCGTACTCTAGAATCTATTAGGTGGGTTTATGTACAGGTAGGGAGATAGAAATGCAAAAGAACCTACACTCAAACCAGAAGAGAAAAGCACTTAACATTTAATGAATTTCCCAGCATGTGGCTTCAAGCCACCAGGACACAAGCCCCACCTACACTCTTAATCTTCTCCTCAGCTCTTCTACTGAAGAATTTGGCCTTCACGATGACAGGCTGCTTTGGGAGCTTTCCTTTCCCCAGAACTTTGTAGTAACcctagaaaaacagagaaaagggtTTATAATGTACCACGGCAGTCACCAAGAGTATAAAGTCAATCCACTCCATCTAGGAGCCAGGGAATGCATGTTTCTGATCTGGGCACTCACGGGGGCACCGATTGCCCTCGCCAGTGAATCAAGACCAGCAGGTTCTATCCGAGTACTCTAGCACACCAGGACAAAAGCTGTCGGGATGTGACTCTAGTCTCGGGCAGAGCTCAAACCCTTTTCCTATTCAATTACCACTTgataagcaaaaaaggaaaaaatcacaTTTCCAATAATGTCCCAAGAAGCCAGGGTCATCAGAACTGCTCAAAGAACAGGCTGAGAAAGGCAATTTTAACTTTACTCAAAGTCTCCTCAGGGTTCTGACTACCTCCATATCCATGGAAGGTAAGGAACACAAGGACCAGACTCCTAATAATATACAAAAATGCCTTTTTGGGGTGCAGGGTGGGATCTCTTCAGATGTTTGGCCTTAAATATCAACTGAACATATTAGGACTGTATTTTATTAGAACATAAAGGGTGAAGGGCTGTGCCTCATTGTAGTCTTGTGTAAAACAGACCAGAGCCAGCTAAAGTAAATTACTACTTAAGTTCAGATGGGAAACCAGGGTATTGACAGTAGGAATAAGATATCTGATCAgataaaaatttaagtgaaaaatgaagtAAATGAAGGAGAGTAAAGTATCACTCTTCAAAGGTTTTACATGATCACAACTGAACaagagttcagttctgttcagtgaCCTACCCATGGAAGTTCTACTGAATGGACTGTCTAGTAGGTAGCTGGGTGTATATTAGGCAGAATTTTGAAAGGCACATAGAAGGTAAAAATAGTCACTTACTGATCGAACCACATCGATGATAGGAGCAGCTCCTGTCTTGTTCTTGGCAGCATTTACTCGTGTCTGCTCACTAACCAAGGTCCACAATTTATCAAGGTTGACAGTCGGGCAGaaactctggttcctctttaAGTGGTAATGCCTCATACCAACTTTCCCAAAGTACCCTGGGTGACTGGGAAAACAAGGCGACCATTTTCATTACCTCACTCCAACTGAGCTATGTtttccatcttcacagtccatttCCCTCCATTACAGTGTACACTGCTCACTTGTGCAGAACACCAACCTAGCAGGAACTCCATTTGTTGAGTAAAACAAATCTTAACACTAGAATTCAGGTCACTTGAGAGCTTCTACACCCTCCTATCACACCAGACTCCTAACAAGTAGTTTTAATACCACCCCGATAAACTATGGGCATAAACAGATCTAAAGGTTGTGTAAGTCAATCTGATGCATGTCACTAACCTGGTGACTGACTATGCCATAAGGGCCACAGCCAGTGAATAAGGTCAGCAGTTACTCTTCGAGGACTCTAGCACACTAAGGCAACAGTGGATACCCAAGCGTGACTCTAGCCTCGACAAGTGATGACAAGTTCAGTTCACATCAAACataaactagagaaaaaccagcAATAGACAAGGTTCGTGAGTAGTGAGACTTGCTTCCCGCTGAAGACGTTCTTTAACTACCCTCTACCCCTAAATCCCAAGCTAGTAGTGTCAGTAAAAGGACAGTGTGAAAACCACTCACTATTTGTCGAAGTTGATCCTGTGATGATGCATGCCACCAGCATTACCTCGGCCTCCCGGGTGTTTCCGGTGTTTGCCTGCAGGAACACATAGCTACATGGCTAAAATAGCCTTCTCCAACCCGTCAATATTATTGTAGCAAAAGCATTTCCCCATACTTCTGGGCCTTTGCTTAATATCTCTTCCAGCAATGTTGCTCCTTCAAGACTCTTGGGATAAATATCACTTTGCAGTGTTCCACATAACACTAACACAGTACTTCATGCCTTCAACCAATTCAATACTGGGTCTCGTTCCATTTCCAACCCCCAACTCATTCTCTGTAACAGGAGCACAGACGATTCTCAAAAAAAAGCCAACAGCTAATGATCCAGTTCAATCCAACTCGACCGCACGAGCTCTGACAAACCCACTTCAGTTAGCTACCTACTGACAAGCAAGCAGCCGGCAGGGACAGTCCAAGGCCGACCAGAATGGGGAAACAGCACTTACCGATGCGGCCGTGGCCGTGGCTCACGTGGCCCCTAAGTTTCCGGGTCTTCCTTAGTCTGGATGGCTGTATGGGAAAAGGTACTTAGTGAGAAGGCCGAAGAGAAGCGGGGCAGGGGGCGAAAGCTTGCCAGTCTGTGAGGGACCCGCAAGCCTAGGGGTTTGCTCCGTGGCGCCGTCAGCAAAACTGAGGTTACAGCCACTCCTGGAACCGTGCGGCCTCATAAGGGAAGAGCCCGGGCGCCCCGACCCGCGTGTCTCGAGAATCCAAGTTCCTGGATGAACACGCGGCCCTAGCTTCCCCGCCCTGCTCCGGGCCCATGCCGGCCACTCCGCCCCGCGGCTGGCCTTGCGCAGCCTTAGAAGACCAGGGCAAGCTCGGGAGTAGATGGCTGGAGTGCTTGGTGAGTAAAGCTCGCGGGCTGAGACTACGACTACGCGGACCAACCTCACGAACCACCTACCATGTCGGCGGCCTAGACGAAAGAGGAAAGCCTCCGCGAAGTCTCGCGATCTATCGAGCACGGGGGCGGAGTTATCGCCTCACTTCCTGTCTGGGAGGCAGGGTCGCGGGCGGGGCCTCTTTGGCGTCGCGGGTCTCGCGCGATTCCGggtcttgtgttttctttttcctgtggcCTCCCTGTTAGTTACAGAGCTGTTCCGGAGGCTGCAGTGGGCCGTGATATCTGTCTCGGAAGGCGGGGTTTGGCGCCCTAAGGTGCATTCGGTTGCGGCTCTGTTGGGCCGGGCTTTTTTCCCAGCGCCAAGGCCCCGGAGTCCGCCGGGGCCACCGTGTTTCTCAGCTCCTCACCAACCGCCCCATACCTGAGCGACCCCGCGCTTCTCGCTGTGTTCCTGGAGGTCGTCTTGGCCCGGGCGGTAGCGGTTGCTTGCTGCATTGAGGGACTATTTGACCCTCAGTGTGCCCACCCggtctctctctctgctccctttcAAGTCTTCGTAGATGTCTCTACCACCCTCTGGGACTTGCTCGGCCCACACTCCTGAGTGGGCTCAaggtcttcctttctcctttgcccttgtgCCATTGTCCTGGGCATTTCCGTTTAAACAAGCTCCTTTTAGGGACCTCTACACCAGGATGCTTTAGGGTCCTTTGTTCTCCAGACTGTAAATCTACCCGtccattttaattttcactgGAACCTGCTTAGCATGCGCATGACCTCGTCTTCTGGCCCGGAGAACCACTCCTTGATCTGGACTCTCTGCAAGAGTCTCCTCTTGTAGAACTTCTCTGACTCATTCACTTATAGTTGCTTACTTCTCCCCACTGTGCTTAAAATCTACCACCTTAAAATCTACCACAAAACTCTTCTACTTGTTGATCCGTGTTTATCTTTCCTACCATACCAAATTCCTTATAGGCTGGAGGATTGTTTTCTTTTACCCAGGCACTCCTAACTCCCGGCATGACGTACATGTTCAACAAATGATCCTTAAGTGAATGAATGCACCTGTCCTCACCTCCTTTGTAGACTAAAGTGGAAGAGGCGTCTTTCCCGTTTTAAGACTTAACCAGTGTTCAGGATCACCTTCCTCAGTTAACTctagtgtgtgctgtgtgtgcgaATTTTCTGTGCCTTGTTCCCTTCAGCTAAAATATAGTTTAGCTAAAGTATCCTAAATTCTCCCTGTTTCTGTTTATtacctctcctctttccttttcagcCAGGCTCCCCAAAAGAATAGTCAACAAATCCTGTAATGCTAGCTTCCCATTCATTGTTCAATCCACTGCAATCTGGCTCTCAGCCCCATTATTTCAGTGAAATTGCTCTTACCAATGTCATCAATTAACCAGACACCAAACTGAATGGCCCCTTCCTCATACcacttgttttttctgttttacttgaCCCATTTGACTTCTTTTTCTAGCTCATCTCTTgccttcctctgtcttcccttcagGTTCTTCTAATTTTATCCGCCATTTAAATATTGGTGTTCTTCAGCCTTCTGCCTGTCCCCTTCTTAACTTTTCATAGTACACAGTCTTGGGTGAATTTATCTTGAGTGGCTTCAATTCACATCTCTGTTGCTGAGCTCCATAATCATTCACTTATGATTAATTTCTGGTTAGTGTCTCAGCCATTCTAAGATAAACTAGATAGACAAATCCAAAGAATTAACTCTTTTCCAGCCCACTGGTGCCTTCCTTATTCTATatcttggtgctcagccttggcAACCTATATAGTGATGTCAGGGAGACTTGAAAATTGTCCCCAAACATTCTTTTCCTCTAATACATTGTCATCATGTTGTTTTTCTATACCTATCCTCCTTTTTTAGCCTTTGTGCTAAAAAGCACAGCTTTCATTAACACCCTTATCATATCTCTTATCTGGAGTTCAGCACCCTCTTGTGATCACCCTGTCTgcattctcctcctcctccaatcCCTTCATCCTTCACACCTCTATCAGGTTAATCTTTCCAAAATGACTTTCATCCTTTCACTTCATAAAAAAGTTTGGAACAGAACTCCCTATTAGCTACAGAATACAGCCCACTTGCTTTTCCAAACTAACCTGAGCTTTTTCCCTACACAAGCTTTCTGCTGCAGCCAAACTTAGTACATCGCTTCTACCTTTTTTCCTGTGCTAGTGTCATTTCTCATGCCTGGAGTACTTATCTTTTTCCTAACCAGATGCTCTGGAAGTTTCTTCAACCTTGAAATCCTACCTTACATTCTGCTTCTTCAAGAACATTCCAGTCCACTCTAAGAATAGCCAGATACACCTTGCAGTTTACAAAATACGTCTGCCTAAGTGGGCAACTCTAGTAGCCCCACTGTATGAATGAGAGAGTTGAGACACAGAAGGTTGACTGATTTGCCAGAGGCTACAGAGCAGCTGCTATTCAGAGCCTAGACCTAGCCTTAGGTTTTTTTCTTCAGATCTGCTTTTACCTCAGTAATCACTCCCTCTGACCTCACAGCATTATGGTCTTCATCACTCCTTCAATCCTTATTCACACACTGTCTGTACCAGCAGAAAGAGCCTTGAGAGTTGGGGGCAAGGCATAAGAGGTATCATCCTCTATTTGACATCAAAAGTGGCCTATAAGTGCACAAGTAATgagctgagctacctggaaacGACCCTTGGTAAGATGGTCTGTGAATGGAGGTAAGCTGGGCAGAGTTTGGGGATGAAAGGTTACCTTCAAGTGTCTAGTAAATAGGAACTGGAGCAAGGACCAAGGTAGCCCAGGGCGTGGAGGTAGAGTGGTTGATGGGACACTGCTTCTGGATAGTTGTGTCAGGTTTCTTGGTTACAAACGGGCTACATCTTATCCCTCAGGCCATCCGTCTGAATGGAAGGCCTTCCTGAGCGGTCCAGCACTGTAGCTGGGTTCTGTGTTCACCTGACATTCTTcttgttggtaatttgatctccaGGGTAGGGAGAGTGCCCTGGACAGTTGTCTGCTTTTGGTTTTCTAGCCAGCTCCCTCTTCTTCCCAAGGTAATCATTTAACATAAGGCTCCTGTGGGGTTTGTCAGCGTGGGTCAGTTTCCCTGGGTCAGCCGGCTCTGAGAGAGCTAACAAAGCTAAATTCTGTATATGCACAGTTAAGTAGAAGCTAGACATGAGGTACTGGGTGACCTCATGTCACCAGGCACAGGGGGCATGATCGTGGATATGACCCATGAGAGGCCTCTTTCTCTGTGACATCTCTTCTGAAGTAGAGCATGGCCTGTGACATCTCAGACATGGGGACTCTCCTCAGAGATTCAGGGCCTCAGAAAATGCCTGCAAAATGAGCAGAAGGGAGACAATGCTG from Budorcas taxicolor isolate Tak-1 chromosome 15, Takin1.1, whole genome shotgun sequence includes the following:
- the RPL27A gene encoding 60S ribosomal protein L27a, which codes for MHHHRINFDKYHPGYFGKVGMRHYHLKRNQSFCPTVNLDKLWTLVSEQTRVNAAKNKTGAAPIIDVVRSGYYKVLGKGKLPKQPVIVKAKFFSRRAEEKIKSVGGACVLVA